The Sorangiineae bacterium MSr11367 genome window below encodes:
- the paaC gene encoding phenylacetate-CoA oxygenase subunit PaaC, which yields MGSVTLLPTPLFRYTLRRADDALILGHRLSQSCGHAPTMEEDMALANIGLDLIDQARWLYAYAGQVEAAGRDEDAYAYLRNAGGYGNLLLVEQPHRDFARTIVRQFFYSAFIHPYWRALTQSSDATLAAIAAKARNQSTYHVSHSAAWVIRLGNGTEENHRHVSTAIDELWPFTDEMFEVDTIEQRLIERAVVVDPASLRPRWEETIGRVFARATLDIPSKRPMRRGGRHGHHGEHLARLLGELRHMQRAFRGAFQ from the coding sequence ATGGGATCCGTCACCCTGCTTCCGACGCCGCTCTTTCGTTACACGCTGCGCCGGGCCGATGACGCCTTGATTCTCGGCCATCGTCTCTCCCAGTCGTGCGGACACGCACCGACCATGGAAGAGGACATGGCCCTCGCCAACATCGGCCTCGACCTCATCGACCAAGCGCGGTGGCTTTATGCCTATGCCGGGCAGGTCGAAGCAGCCGGACGCGATGAAGACGCCTATGCCTACCTTCGCAACGCGGGCGGCTACGGAAACCTGCTCCTGGTGGAGCAGCCCCATCGCGATTTCGCGCGAACCATCGTGCGGCAATTTTTCTATTCTGCCTTCATCCATCCCTATTGGCGGGCGTTGACGCAATCCAGCGACGCGACACTCGCTGCCATTGCGGCCAAGGCGAGGAACCAATCGACCTACCATGTGAGCCATTCGGCTGCGTGGGTCATCCGTCTCGGGAACGGTACGGAGGAAAACCACAGGCACGTTTCGACCGCGATCGATGAATTGTGGCCGTTCACCGATGAGATGTTCGAAGTCGATACGATCGAGCAGCGATTGATCGAACGTGCTGTCGTCGTCGATCCGGCGAGCCTGCGTCCTAGGTGGGAAGAGACGATCGGCCGCGTGTTCGCTCGAGCCACGCTCGACATACCGTCCAAACGCCCGATGCGAAGGGGCGGACGCCATGGCCATCACGGCGAGCACCTGGCTCGTCTCTTAGGCGAGCTGCGGCACATGCAGCGCGCCTTCCGTGGAGCCTTCCAGTGA
- the paaX gene encoding phenylacetic acid degradation operon negative regulatory protein PaaX: protein MRHRAALARILDHVRGEPSRTWSIIITLYGDAIVPRGGCVWLGTLLAFFDAIGISGGVVRTAMSRLASDGWLERHRVSRNSYYRLAEKGKETFRQATEHIYHLRPPRWRGHYELLLPDAGMEREPMRTILHEAGFGEPAPGMWIAPAGASIPHAASGVLRLHASGDSDTHRTLAARGWPLEATAHAYRRFMAAFEPLRAALDAGPPSTDRDALVARVLLIHEYRRIVLRDPILPIEILPESWPGSAARSLCAEIYARVLEGSERWLDENATDETGGALPSAREIYKRFKG from the coding sequence GTGAGGCATCGGGCGGCTCTCGCGCGGATTCTCGATCATGTCCGAGGCGAGCCGTCGCGCACGTGGTCCATCATCATTACGCTGTACGGCGATGCCATCGTGCCGCGCGGAGGATGCGTCTGGCTCGGTACCTTGCTCGCGTTCTTCGACGCCATCGGCATTTCGGGCGGCGTCGTGCGAACCGCCATGTCGCGCCTCGCGTCCGATGGCTGGCTGGAACGTCACCGCGTGAGCCGCAACAGCTATTATCGGCTCGCCGAAAAGGGCAAAGAAACCTTCCGCCAGGCGACGGAGCATATCTACCATCTGCGGCCGCCGCGGTGGCGCGGACATTACGAGCTCCTCCTGCCGGATGCCGGCATGGAACGCGAACCGATGCGGACCATCCTCCACGAGGCGGGATTCGGCGAGCCGGCACCAGGCATGTGGATCGCGCCTGCCGGAGCCTCCATTCCACATGCGGCGTCGGGTGTTCTCCGGCTGCATGCGAGCGGTGACAGCGACACCCATCGGACTCTCGCGGCACGCGGCTGGCCCTTGGAAGCCACGGCCCATGCGTACCGCCGCTTCATGGCGGCGTTCGAGCCGCTCCGAGCGGCGCTCGACGCCGGGCCGCCCTCCACCGATCGCGACGCGCTGGTCGCGCGGGTCCTGCTCATTCACGAATATCGACGCATCGTGCTGCGCGATCCCATTCTGCCCATCGAGATCCTACCCGAAAGCTGGCCCGGCTCCGCCGCTCGAAGCCTCTGCGCCGAGATCTACGCCCGCGTCCTCGAAGGCTCCGAACGCTGGTTGGACGAAAACGCGACCGACGAGACGGGCGGGGCGCTACCGAGCGCACGCGAAATTTACAAGCGATTCAAAGGGTAG
- a CDS encoding TetR/AcrR family transcriptional regulator codes for MARTRARDYDTKRLAILHKSAELFARHGYTGSSINMIAEACGVSKALLYHYYPDKEAVLFDILSQHLGMLVAEIEKAAQSHKNPKKRLHALAAALLEAYRDADAEHQVQIANLKLLPKESQEILLVMERRLVTIFADTIAEALPDVGRGPLLKPITMSMFGMLNWHYLWFREGKGLSRAEYARLVTRMITAGAGPAAAAVTETPKP; via the coding sequence ATGGCTCGCACGCGCGCTCGAGACTACGACACCAAGCGATTGGCCATCTTGCACAAGTCCGCCGAGCTCTTCGCCCGACATGGATATACCGGCAGCTCGATCAACATGATCGCCGAGGCCTGCGGTGTCTCCAAGGCGCTCCTTTACCACTACTACCCCGACAAGGAGGCGGTGCTCTTCGACATTCTGTCGCAGCATCTGGGGATGCTCGTCGCCGAGATCGAGAAGGCCGCGCAGTCGCACAAGAACCCGAAGAAGCGCCTCCACGCGCTCGCCGCTGCATTGCTCGAAGCCTACCGTGACGCCGACGCCGAGCATCAGGTGCAGATTGCCAATCTCAAGCTTTTGCCAAAAGAGAGCCAGGAAATCCTGCTCGTGATGGAGCGAAGGCTGGTCACCATCTTCGCCGACACCATTGCCGAGGCCCTTCCCGATGTCGGCCGCGGTCCGCTGCTCAAGCCGATCACGATGTCGATGTTCGGTATGCTCAATTGGCACTATCTGTGGTTCCGCGAGGGCAAGGGACTCAGTCGAGCGGAATATGCGCGGCTGGTCACCAGGATGATCACGGCGGGCGCGGGTCCCGCTGCGGCGGCGGTGACGGAGACGCCGAAGCCGTGA
- a CDS encoding class I SAM-dependent methyltransferase, producing the protein MRSPERWLDVGAGHGHFCTIARDALPNTRFDGLDLSQSIEDAERRHWIERGIRGLFPDVAPKLVAEGASYDVISMSHYLEHTTDPRAEIDAASRVLHPGGLFFVEVPDPDCFFGRLLGRQWMQWFQPQHRHFLSAKNLGRLLREHGFEPVAWHRGEVHQPVDVTVSTYLMLAHITPLIDGPWRRTSNGAAVQLLKGVLRTV; encoded by the coding sequence GTGAGGAGTCCCGAGCGCTGGCTCGACGTGGGAGCCGGCCACGGGCACTTCTGCACCATCGCCCGCGACGCGCTCCCGAACACGCGCTTCGACGGCCTCGATCTTTCGCAGAGCATCGAGGACGCCGAGCGCCGCCATTGGATCGAGCGCGGCATCCGCGGGCTGTTTCCCGACGTCGCGCCCAAGCTGGTGGCCGAAGGCGCCTCCTACGATGTCATCAGCATGAGCCACTACCTCGAGCACACGACCGATCCGCGCGCCGAAATCGACGCCGCCTCGCGCGTGCTGCATCCGGGCGGCCTCTTTTTCGTCGAGGTGCCGGATCCCGACTGCTTCTTTGGGCGCCTGCTCGGACGCCAATGGATGCAGTGGTTTCAGCCGCAGCACCGCCACTTCCTAAGCGCGAAGAACCTGGGACGCCTTTTGCGCGAACACGGCTTCGAACCGGTTGCCTGGCACCGCGGCGAAGTGCATCAACCGGTGGACGTCACTGTCAGCACCTACCTGATGCTCGCCCACATCACGCCCCTCATCGATGGCCCCTGGCGCCGCACCTCCAACGGCGCCGCGGTGCAGCTCTTGAAAGGCGTGCTGCGGACCGTGTAG
- a CDS encoding tannase/feruloyl esterase family alpha/beta hydrolase, protein MTSRIFVSICGFCATAAACSSGDGGATATSSDESRALAETCGALAGRMVPPSSIALPTGGATVSKATVVAASGATPEYCKVEGAIRPVDPTAPPINFQLNLPSQWNGKAVHYGGAGLGGLLVTGVDNVPAASANAASPLARGYATFGSDSGHTGPTPADGSFALNAEARANFTGDQLKKTHDTAQVLIQARYGAGAQRMYFAGGSQGGHEALLVVQRWPSDYDGVVAHSPALSFTMVMIAGNRVAKALYAPGAFLNSNKVATLRSAVLRACDALDGVQDGIVSDTRSCETAFDVQNSRCPGGGEFGDWCLSDAQIAALNTMNTPFKLDFPLQAGLTDHPKWPIYQGAEIVFPFDFGMSPFPSRPPSPFNAGLHVLSDAVIRYFVTKDPNFDSLTFAPNAWRNQLIALSNQTDAQNPDISAFEARGGKLIIVHGTGDFAVNVGLTNAYYARLVSTFGQARADSFLRYYVIPGLGHGAGTFNATWDSISAIENWAERGQAPANLVATDANLTTQGRTRPMCRYPTWPRYTGPNPNAAASFTCVTQ, encoded by the coding sequence ATGACGAGCCGAATCTTCGTGTCGATCTGTGGATTCTGTGCAACCGCCGCGGCATGCTCCAGCGGTGACGGCGGTGCAACCGCGACATCTTCGGACGAGAGTCGCGCGCTCGCCGAGACATGCGGCGCGCTTGCAGGAAGGATGGTGCCACCGTCTTCCATCGCCTTGCCGACGGGTGGAGCGACGGTCTCCAAGGCAACGGTGGTCGCGGCGAGCGGCGCCACACCGGAGTACTGCAAGGTCGAGGGCGCGATTCGCCCGGTGGATCCCACTGCACCGCCCATCAACTTCCAATTGAACCTGCCGAGCCAGTGGAATGGCAAGGCCGTGCACTACGGCGGCGCCGGCCTCGGTGGACTCTTGGTGACGGGGGTGGACAACGTGCCCGCCGCTTCGGCCAACGCCGCATCACCCCTCGCGCGGGGGTATGCCACGTTCGGCAGCGACTCCGGTCACACGGGCCCGACCCCGGCCGACGGATCTTTTGCCCTGAACGCCGAAGCGCGGGCAAACTTCACCGGCGACCAATTGAAGAAGACGCACGACACGGCGCAGGTGCTGATCCAGGCACGTTACGGTGCCGGCGCCCAACGCATGTACTTCGCAGGTGGTTCGCAGGGTGGTCACGAAGCTCTCTTGGTCGTACAACGCTGGCCCAGCGATTACGACGGCGTGGTCGCCCACTCCCCCGCGCTGTCCTTCACCATGGTGATGATCGCGGGAAACCGTGTGGCGAAGGCCCTCTACGCGCCCGGCGCCTTCCTGAACTCCAACAAAGTCGCCACACTGCGCTCGGCGGTTCTCCGGGCCTGTGATGCGCTCGACGGGGTGCAGGACGGCATCGTGAGCGACACGAGGTCCTGCGAGACGGCCTTCGACGTGCAGAACAGCCGTTGCCCCGGCGGCGGCGAGTTCGGCGACTGGTGCCTCTCCGACGCACAAATCGCCGCCCTCAATACGATGAACACGCCCTTCAAGCTCGACTTTCCGCTCCAGGCGGGCCTCACCGATCATCCCAAATGGCCCATCTACCAAGGTGCAGAGATCGTCTTCCCCTTCGACTTTGGCATGAGCCCCTTCCCATCCCGCCCGCCGAGCCCGTTCAACGCCGGATTGCACGTGCTGAGTGATGCCGTCATTCGCTACTTCGTGACGAAGGATCCGAACTTCGATTCGCTGACGTTCGCTCCCAATGCCTGGCGTAATCAGCTGATCGCACTATCCAATCAAACGGACGCGCAAAACCCGGACATCTCCGCGTTCGAAGCGCGTGGAGGCAAATTGATAATCGTCCATGGAACCGGCGATTTCGCGGTGAACGTGGGCCTCACCAACGCCTATTACGCTCGTCTGGTGAGCACGTTCGGACAAGCGCGGGCCGATTCGTTCTTGCGCTATTACGTGATTCCCGGTCTCGGCCACGGCGCCGGCACGTTCAACGCAACGTGGGATTCCATCAGCGCGATCGAAAACTGGGCCGAAAGGGGCCAAGCCCCCGCCAACCTCGTTGCCACCGACGCCAATCTGACCACCCAAGGTCGCACGCGGCCGATGTGCCGTTATCCGACCTGGCCGAGGTACACGGGCCCGAATCCCAACGCGGCTGCAAGCTTCACCTGCGTCACGCAATGA
- a CDS encoding MFS transporter: MRITLVCFAVMMIDGFDTLMLSFVAPLLAKSLHIDHAALGRVFGGGFVGTVFGGLIFGPVADRFGRRPMLLVALVVTGVFTLACAFAQSAASLAALRFIGGLGLGGAIPAVAAITAESSTAQRRSSLVILMFIGFPLGAVVGGAITAAVMMRFGWPFVFLMGGGFALAVLVPVLLVIPSAPAAGGREPRNPSVFGTVVGDVLADGRLVPALAFWFGTLACMILSGFLVSFMPMILNFNGIAPDRAALGAVVLNLGGITGALLLSAVVGRVGPFGPVAISFACGAGLVFALGRVIGAGNAAFGMLFAVGACLVGGQLTIPAIASRLFPTRVRAAGIGWTMAIGRIGSIVGPTVGGILLAQKLPLDTLFAIASLFALCGSLGIGLVARRRPRDRSDPDDQHAPSSAIPLPHLEAGHGKH, from the coding sequence GTGCGCATCACGCTGGTCTGCTTCGCGGTCATGATGATCGACGGTTTCGACACGCTGATGCTGTCGTTCGTTGCGCCGCTGCTCGCGAAATCGCTGCACATCGATCATGCCGCGCTCGGTCGCGTGTTCGGCGGGGGCTTCGTCGGCACCGTGTTCGGCGGGCTAATCTTCGGCCCGGTCGCAGACCGTTTTGGCCGCCGGCCGATGCTGCTCGTCGCGCTCGTGGTCACGGGCGTGTTCACACTCGCGTGCGCGTTTGCCCAATCGGCCGCCTCACTCGCGGCGTTACGCTTCATCGGCGGACTCGGACTGGGGGGCGCGATTCCGGCGGTCGCGGCGATCACCGCGGAGAGCAGCACCGCGCAGCGACGCTCGTCGCTCGTCATTCTGATGTTCATCGGCTTTCCACTCGGCGCGGTGGTCGGCGGCGCAATCACCGCGGCGGTGATGATGCGCTTCGGTTGGCCGTTCGTATTCTTGATGGGCGGCGGCTTCGCGCTCGCCGTGCTCGTGCCGGTGCTGCTCGTGATCCCCTCGGCGCCCGCTGCTGGCGGTCGCGAGCCACGCAACCCCAGCGTGTTCGGCACGGTCGTCGGCGACGTGCTCGCGGACGGCCGGCTCGTGCCGGCGCTCGCGTTCTGGTTCGGCACGCTCGCGTGCATGATCCTGTCGGGCTTTCTCGTCAGCTTCATGCCGATGATCCTGAACTTCAACGGCATCGCGCCGGACCGTGCCGCGCTCGGCGCAGTCGTGCTGAACTTGGGCGGAATCACCGGCGCGCTGCTGCTCTCGGCGGTGGTCGGCCGCGTCGGGCCTTTCGGGCCGGTGGCGATCTCGTTCGCGTGCGGCGCGGGGCTGGTGTTCGCCCTCGGCCGCGTGATCGGCGCGGGCAACGCGGCATTCGGCATGCTGTTCGCGGTCGGCGCCTGTCTCGTGGGCGGCCAATTGACGATTCCCGCGATCGCGAGCCGGCTCTTTCCGACGCGGGTCCGCGCGGCCGGGATCGGCTGGACGATGGCGATCGGTCGCATCGGCTCGATCGTCGGGCCGACGGTCGGCGGCATCCTGCTCGCGCAGAAGTTGCCGCTCGACACGCTGTTCGCAATCGCCTCGCTGTTCGCGCTCTGCGGCTCGCTCGGGATTGGGCTCGTTGCACGGCGCCGCCCTCGCGACCGCAGCGATCCGGACGATCAGCACGCGCCGTCATCCGCGATCCCCCTCCCTCATCTCGAGGCCGGCCATGGAAAACATTGA